Proteins encoded together in one Onychomys torridus chromosome 1, mOncTor1.1, whole genome shotgun sequence window:
- the Slc25a28 gene encoding mitoferrin-2 isoform X4: protein MNPAEVVKQRMQMYNSPYHRVTDCVRAVWQNEGAGAFYRSYTTQLTMNVPFQAIHFMTYEFLQEHFNPQRRYNPSSHVLSGACAGAVAAAATTPLDVCKTLLNTQESLALNSNITGHITGMASAFRTVYQVGGVTAYFRGVQARVIYQIPSTAIAWSVYEFFKYLITKRQEEWRAAK from the exons ATGAATCCAGCGGAAG TGGTCAAGCAGAGGATGCAGATGTATAACTCGCCGTACCACCGGGTCACAGACTGTGTACGGGCAGTGTGGCAGAATGAAGGGGCCGGGGCCTTTTACCGCAGCTACACCACCCAGCTGACCATGAATGTCCCCTTCCAAGCCATTCACTTCATGACCTATGAGTTCCTGCAAGAGCACTTTAACCCCCAGAGACGGTACAACCCCAGCTCCCACGTGCTCTCCGGAGCCTGTGCAGGAGCCGTAGCTGCCGCTGCTACAACCCCACTGGACGTCTGCAAAACACTGCTCAACACCCAGGAAtccctggctttgaactcaaacaTTACAGGACACATCACAGGCATGGCTAGTGCCTTCAGGACGGTTTATCAAGTAGGCGGGGTGACTGCCTACTTCCGAGGGGTGCAGGCCAGAGTAATTTACCAGATCCCCTCCACGGCCATCGCGTGGTCTGTGTATGAATTCTTCAAATACCTAATCACAAAGCGACAGGAAGAGTGGAGGGCAGCCAAGTGA
- the Slc25a28 gene encoding mitoferrin-2 isoform X1, with the protein MELEGRSAGGVAGGPAAGPGRSPGESALLDGWLQRGVGRGAGGGEAGACQPPVRQDPESGPEYEALPAGATVTTHMVAGAVAGILEHCVMYPVDCVKTRMQSLQPDPAARYRNVLEALWRIIRTEGLWRPMRGLNVTATGAGPAHALYFACYEKLKKTLSDIIHPGGNSHIANGAAGCVATLLHDAAMNPAEVVKQRMQMYNSPYHRVTDCVRAVWQNEGAGAFYRSYTTQLTMNVPFQAIHFMTYEFLQEHFNPQRRYNPSSHVLSGACAGAVAAAATTPLDVCKTLLNTQESLALNSNITGHITGMASAFRTVYQVGGVTAYFRGVQARVIYQIPSTAIAWSVYEFFKYLITKRQEEWRAAK; encoded by the exons ATGGAGTTGGAGGGGCGAAGTGCAGGCGGTGTGGCGGGAGGACCAGCTGCTGGGCCCGGGCGGAGCCCCGGGGAGTCGGCGCTGCTGGACGGGTGGCTGCAGCGGGGCGTGGGCCGGGGGGCCGGCGGCGGGGAGGCGGGGGCCTGTCAGCCCCCAGTGCGGCAGGATCCAGAATCCGGCCCGGAATACGAGGCGCTGCCGGCTGGAGCCACTGTCACCACGCACATGGTGGCGGGCGCCGTGGCAGGGATCCTGGAGCATTGCGTGATGTACCCGGTCGACTGCGTCAAG ACCCGGATGCAGAGTCTACAGCCTGATCCAGCTGCCCGCTATCGAAACGTGTTGGAGGCCCTCTGGAGAATTATAAGAACAGAGGGCCTGTGGAGGCCCATGCGGGGGCTGAATGTCACAGCAACAGGCGCGGGGCCTGCCCACGCCCTCTATTTTGCCTGCTACGAAAAGTTAAAAAAGACATTGAGTGATATAATCCATCCAGGGGGCAATAGCCATATTGCCAACG GTGCAGCCGGATGCGTGGCAACATTACTTCATGATGCAGCCATGAATCCAGCGGAAG TGGTCAAGCAGAGGATGCAGATGTATAACTCGCCGTACCACCGGGTCACAGACTGTGTACGGGCAGTGTGGCAGAATGAAGGGGCCGGGGCCTTTTACCGCAGCTACACCACCCAGCTGACCATGAATGTCCCCTTCCAAGCCATTCACTTCATGACCTATGAGTTCCTGCAAGAGCACTTTAACCCCCAGAGACGGTACAACCCCAGCTCCCACGTGCTCTCCGGAGCCTGTGCAGGAGCCGTAGCTGCCGCTGCTACAACCCCACTGGACGTCTGCAAAACACTGCTCAACACCCAGGAAtccctggctttgaactcaaacaTTACAGGACACATCACAGGCATGGCTAGTGCCTTCAGGACGGTTTATCAAGTAGGCGGGGTGACTGCCTACTTCCGAGGGGTGCAGGCCAGAGTAATTTACCAGATCCCCTCCACGGCCATCGCGTGGTCTGTGTATGAATTCTTCAAATACCTAATCACAAAGCGACAGGAAGAGTGGAGGGCAGCCAAGTGA
- the Slc25a28 gene encoding mitoferrin-2 isoform X2 gives MGDPEAQTRMQSLQPDPAARYRNVLEALWRIIRTEGLWRPMRGLNVTATGAGPAHALYFACYEKLKKTLSDIIHPGGNSHIANGAAGCVATLLHDAAMNPAEVVKQRMQMYNSPYHRVTDCVRAVWQNEGAGAFYRSYTTQLTMNVPFQAIHFMTYEFLQEHFNPQRRYNPSSHVLSGACAGAVAAAATTPLDVCKTLLNTQESLALNSNITGHITGMASAFRTVYQVGGVTAYFRGVQARVIYQIPSTAIAWSVYEFFKYLITKRQEEWRAAK, from the exons atgggggatcCCGAAGCACAG ACCCGGATGCAGAGTCTACAGCCTGATCCAGCTGCCCGCTATCGAAACGTGTTGGAGGCCCTCTGGAGAATTATAAGAACAGAGGGCCTGTGGAGGCCCATGCGGGGGCTGAATGTCACAGCAACAGGCGCGGGGCCTGCCCACGCCCTCTATTTTGCCTGCTACGAAAAGTTAAAAAAGACATTGAGTGATATAATCCATCCAGGGGGCAATAGCCATATTGCCAACG GTGCAGCCGGATGCGTGGCAACATTACTTCATGATGCAGCCATGAATCCAGCGGAAG TGGTCAAGCAGAGGATGCAGATGTATAACTCGCCGTACCACCGGGTCACAGACTGTGTACGGGCAGTGTGGCAGAATGAAGGGGCCGGGGCCTTTTACCGCAGCTACACCACCCAGCTGACCATGAATGTCCCCTTCCAAGCCATTCACTTCATGACCTATGAGTTCCTGCAAGAGCACTTTAACCCCCAGAGACGGTACAACCCCAGCTCCCACGTGCTCTCCGGAGCCTGTGCAGGAGCCGTAGCTGCCGCTGCTACAACCCCACTGGACGTCTGCAAAACACTGCTCAACACCCAGGAAtccctggctttgaactcaaacaTTACAGGACACATCACAGGCATGGCTAGTGCCTTCAGGACGGTTTATCAAGTAGGCGGGGTGACTGCCTACTTCCGAGGGGTGCAGGCCAGAGTAATTTACCAGATCCCCTCCACGGCCATCGCGTGGTCTGTGTATGAATTCTTCAAATACCTAATCACAAAGCGACAGGAAGAGTGGAGGGCAGCCAAGTGA
- the Slc25a28 gene encoding mitoferrin-2 isoform X3: MQSLQPDPAARYRNVLEALWRIIRTEGLWRPMRGLNVTATGAGPAHALYFACYEKLKKTLSDIIHPGGNSHIANGAAGCVATLLHDAAMNPAEVVKQRMQMYNSPYHRVTDCVRAVWQNEGAGAFYRSYTTQLTMNVPFQAIHFMTYEFLQEHFNPQRRYNPSSHVLSGACAGAVAAAATTPLDVCKTLLNTQESLALNSNITGHITGMASAFRTVYQVGGVTAYFRGVQARVIYQIPSTAIAWSVYEFFKYLITKRQEEWRAAK; the protein is encoded by the exons ATGCAGAGTCTACAGCCTGATCCAGCTGCCCGCTATCGAAACGTGTTGGAGGCCCTCTGGAGAATTATAAGAACAGAGGGCCTGTGGAGGCCCATGCGGGGGCTGAATGTCACAGCAACAGGCGCGGGGCCTGCCCACGCCCTCTATTTTGCCTGCTACGAAAAGTTAAAAAAGACATTGAGTGATATAATCCATCCAGGGGGCAATAGCCATATTGCCAACG GTGCAGCCGGATGCGTGGCAACATTACTTCATGATGCAGCCATGAATCCAGCGGAAG TGGTCAAGCAGAGGATGCAGATGTATAACTCGCCGTACCACCGGGTCACAGACTGTGTACGGGCAGTGTGGCAGAATGAAGGGGCCGGGGCCTTTTACCGCAGCTACACCACCCAGCTGACCATGAATGTCCCCTTCCAAGCCATTCACTTCATGACCTATGAGTTCCTGCAAGAGCACTTTAACCCCCAGAGACGGTACAACCCCAGCTCCCACGTGCTCTCCGGAGCCTGTGCAGGAGCCGTAGCTGCCGCTGCTACAACCCCACTGGACGTCTGCAAAACACTGCTCAACACCCAGGAAtccctggctttgaactcaaacaTTACAGGACACATCACAGGCATGGCTAGTGCCTTCAGGACGGTTTATCAAGTAGGCGGGGTGACTGCCTACTTCCGAGGGGTGCAGGCCAGAGTAATTTACCAGATCCCCTCCACGGCCATCGCGTGGTCTGTGTATGAATTCTTCAAATACCTAATCACAAAGCGACAGGAAGAGTGGAGGGCAGCCAAGTGA